One Mycolicibacterium rufum genomic window, GCGGGGGCAGTGGGATCGGCAAGGCGGTGGCCGCTGCCGTGGTGGAGGCCGGCGGCAACGCGATGCTGATGGGCCGCAACGCCGACAAGCTCGCCACCGCCGCTGAGGAGATCGGCGGTTCCGTGCGCTACGAGCGGGGCGACGTCACCAACGAGGAGGAGGTGGCGCGCACCGTGGCGGCGGCGGCTGCGTGGACGGGCCGGCTCGACGGGGTCGTGCACTGCGCCGGCGGTAGCGACACCATCGGGCCGATCACCCAGCTGGACTCGGCGGCGTGGCGGCGCCTGATCGACCTCAACATCAACGGCACGTTCTACGTGCTCAAGCACGCGTCGCGGGAGATGGTGCGTGGGGGCGGCGGCTCGTTCGTCGGGATCTCCTCGATCGCGGCGAGCAACACCCACCGGTGGTTCGGCGCCTACGGCGTGTCCAAGGCGGGCCTGGACCACATGATGCAGCTGGCCGCCGACGAGCTCGGCCCGTCGCTGGTGCGGGTGAACTCGATCCGACCGGGACTGATCCGCACCGATCTGGTGGCCGCCATCTTCATGTCGCCGGAAGTCAGCGGGGATTACGCGGCGGCCACCCCGCTGCCGCGGCCGGGGGAGGCCGAGGATGTCGCCAACGCGGCGCTGTTCCTGCTCAGCGACGCGGCGAGCTACATCACCGGCCAGCTGATCAACGTCGACGGCGGCATGATGCTGCGCCGCGGACCGGACTTCTCGGCGATGCTCGAACCGGTCTTCGGCGCCGACGGTCTGCGCGGCGTCGTCCCCGAGTGAGCGCCGGGCTCAGCTCATGGTCTGCGCGGCGCGTTTGACCGCGTTGACGATGCCCTGATAGCCGGTGCACCGGCAGAAGTTGCCCGACAGTCCCTCGCGGATCTCGTCGTCGGTGGGGTTCGGGTTCTCGCGCAGCAGCGCGGTGATGCTGGTGACGAAACCCGGTGTGCAGAAACCGCATTGCAGACCGTGGCACTCGCGCAGGGCGGCCTGCACCGGGGACAGTGTGCCGTCGTCGTCGGCCACGCCCTCGACGGTGGTGACCTCCTGCCCGTCCACCTGCACGGCGAAGATCAGGCAGGAGCGCACGGCCTGCCCGTCGAGCAGCACGGTGCACGCTCCGCAGGCGCCGTGCTCGCAGCCCAGGTGGGTGCCGGTGAGTCCGCACCGCTCGCGTAGATAGTCGGCCAGCGTCACCCGCGGCTCGACGGATCCGCGGTAGCGGCGCCCGTTGACGCCGACCTCGACGGAGCATTCATGCATGACGGGCCTCCGTGGTCGCCTCGAGCCAGGCCCGGGCCACCATCGTGGCGCCGACCTTCCTGCGGTAGTCCGCGCCGCCCTGCAGGTCGGCGGGGATGTCGTCGAGGGTCGACACGGCGAGCCGGCCCACCTCCTCGGGGGTCACGTCACCGACGGGCCGGCCGAGCACTGCCTGTTCGGCCGGGGTGCCGCGCCGGGGTGTCGACCCGAGGCCGAGCAGCCCGATGCCGCAGCGGGTGACGGTGTCGGTGTCGTCGAGCGCGACTGCCACGGTGGCGCCCGCGATCGCGAAATCGCCATGACGGCGCGCGAATTCCTGCACCGAGAAGCCGGTCCGGCCGGACCACACCGGGAACGTGACCGCGGTGAGGATCTCGCCGGCGGCCAGTTCGGTCTCCCACAGCCCGGTGAAGAAATCCGCGGCGGGGATGCGGCGGGTACCTCGCGTCGAGATCGCTTCGATCTCGGCGTCGAGGGTCAGCGCGACCGCGGCGTACTCGGCGGCCGGGTCGGCATGGGCGATGGCGCCGCCGAGGGTGCCGCGGGTGCGGATCTGGAAGTGTCCGATGTAGGGCGTGGCCAGCGTGAGCAACGGAACCGCCTCGGCCACTTCGTCATCCATGCCGACCAGCGCGTGCGGTGTGCCGGCGGCGATGCGCACGGTGTCGCCGCGTCGTTCGATGTCGCACAGCTCGGGCACCCGCGAGATGTCGATCAGGTTGTCGAAGTGGGTCAGCCGCATCGCCAGCATCGGGACCAGGCTCTGGCCGCCGGCGAGCACCTTCGCGTCGTCGCCGAGGTCCCGCAGCAGCGACACCGCGCCGGCGACCGTGTCCGGCCGGTGGTAGGCGAACGGGGCGGCCTTCATGACAGCAGCCGGGCCAGTGCGGCCTGCAGGTCGTCGGCCAGCACCGCGGCGGGTCCCCGGCGGCGGCGCCGGCCGAGCAGGAAACCGGCCGCACCGGACAGGGCGGCCGCGACGAGCAGAGGCCCGTAGCGTTTGGCCATCGGTGCGGCGACCACCCGCAGCAGGTCGACGGATTCGTCCGCGGGTGGGGTGGATGTGCTTGTGGCAGTGTCGGTTCCGCCGAGCTCGGCTTCGAGTGCACGGGCGAACTGGGCGATCAGGTTCCCGGACACGTCGGCGAGCACCCCGCGGCCGAACTGGGCGGCCTTGCCCGAGATCGCCAGGTCGGTCGAGATGCCGACGAACGTCGAGGTGCCCTCGTCCTTCACCTGGGCGGTGACGGTGGCTGCTGCGGTGCCGTTGCCGCGGGTCTCGCGCCCCTCGGCACGCAACACGATGCGTCCGGCCGCCGCGTCCTTCTCCTGGTAGGACGCCACGCCCTGGTAGGAGACGGTGATCGGGCCGACCTTGACCTTGACGGCGCCGTCGAAGGTGTCGCCGTCGACCGACAGCAGGGTGGCGCCGGGCAGGCACGGGGCGACGCGGCGGACGTCGGTGAACACTTCCCAGACCTGCGCGGCGGGGACGGCGACGCGAAAGTCGTTGGTCAGCTCCACTGTTGGTGGTCCTTTCCTCTGCCGGCCCGTTCGATGAGGTCGACGATGGTGGCGGGGGTGGCGGGTAGTGCGGTGATCGTCACGCCGAGCGGGGCCAGTGCGTCGTTGATCGCGTTGACGACGGCGGCGGTCGAGCCGATGGCGCCGCCTTCGCCGGCTCCCTTGTAGCCGCCGACACCGGGTCCGGGGATCTCGACGTGCCCGAACTCGATCGGCGGGACCTCGGTGGCCGTCGGCAGCAGATAGTCGACGAACGTCGAGGCGACCGGATTGCCCGCATCGTCGTAGGCAAGCTGCTCGAGCAGTGCCCCGCCGATGCCCTGCGCGGTGCCCCCGGCCACCTGGCCCTCGACCACGTTGGGGTTGATCATCGGGCCGACGTCCTCGCTGACGATGTAGCGGGTCAGCGTGACGTGCCCGGTGCCGACGTCGACTTCGCACGTGCACACGTGAGTCGCGTTGGCCCAGTGGATCATCGCCTGCGAGGTGAACCGGGCGGTGGCCTCCAGCGTGGCGGGCACGCCGCCGAGCTGGGCCGGGTCGTAGTACGCGCGGTAGGCGATCTCGGCGAACGTCACGCTCCTGGTGGGATCGGTGCGCAGCGTGGCCCGCGAGTCCGCCAGTTCGATGTCGGTCTCGGCGGCGCCGAGCATCTGGGCGGCGATCGCGAGGATCCGGCCGCGCAGCATCGCGCCGGCCTCGTGGACGGCACCCGCGGTCATCGGTCCGCTGCGGCTGCCCTGGGTGCCCGCGCCGTAGGGGGTGACCGCGGTGTCACCCTGGATGGTCGACACGTCATCGATGGTGGCGCCCAACGCATCCGCCGTCAGCTGTACCACCGTCGTCTCGATGCTGTTGCCGCTTGAGCCGCCGTTGACGTAGACGTTGACCCGGCCGGTCGGCTCCATGCGCATCGTCGCGCCCTCGGTCGCCAGGTGCCCGGTCGCGGCTCCTGTCGGCTCGATGTAGGCCGAGAAGCCGAGTCCGAGGTAACGTCCCTCGGCCAGGGCCTCGGCCTGTTCTTTGCGGAAGCCCTCGTGATCGAGGATCTTGACGGCCTGCTCGAAGGTGTCGGCGGGGGCGCAGTGGTCATACGGCATGCCGTTGGGGTTGATGTACGGCATCTCGTCGCCGCGCAGGATGTTGATGCGGCGCAGCTCGACGGGGTCCATCCCGATCGTGCGGGCTGCGCAGTCGAGAAGGATCTCCCGCGTGAGTGTTTCGTACTGCCACGGGCCGCGGTAGGCGTGCAGCCCGGGGGTGTTGGAGAAGACGGTCTTGTAGTTGAAGCTCGCCTTGGGCACCCGGTAGGGGCCCGGGAAGAACATGCCGATGGCCGCGGTGGTCAGCACCGGGTAGGGCGTCGGATAGGCGCCGACATCCTGGAGGAAGTCGATGTCGGCGGCCAGGATCCTGCCCTCGTCGTCGAACGCCATCCGCACGGTGCCGTCGACGTGGCGGGACTGCCCGGCCGACATCAGGTTCTCGCGCCGGTCCTCGATCCATTTCAGCGCGGCCGGGACCTTGCGTGCGGCCAACAGGATGCACATGTCCTCGCGCATCGGGACGACCTTCTGGCCGAATGCGCCGCCGGTGTCGCGCATGATCACCCGCACGCCCTGGGCCGGGATGCCGAGAAGCCGGGCGGCGAACGCCCGCAGTTCGTGCGGCGTCTGCGTCGAGGCCCAGACGGTAAGCTCGCCGGTGGTGGCGGTCCACTCGGCGACCATGCCGCGGGTCTCCATCGGCACCGGGACGTACATCTGCTGATAGATGTGCTCTTCGACGACGTGGGCGGCCGAGGCGAACACCTCCTCGTCCGGTGGCATCCCGCCCATGCCGCCCGCGACGTTGTCGGGGTAGGCCTCGTGCACGACGGGGGCACCGGCGGCCGAGCCGCCGACCGCCTGCCGGAAATCGGCGACGGCGGGCAGCGGTTCATAGTCGACCACGACGAGGTCGACGGCGTCCTCGGCGAGGTAGCGGTTGTCGGCGATCACCAGCGCCACCGGATCGCCGACGAACTTCACCTCGGTCTCGGCCAGGGGTGGGCGCGGGGTGTCCGGAACGTCCTTGCCGGCGACCGCATGCCAGGCCTCCACGACGTCAGGGTTGAGATCGGCGGCGGTGAACACCGCATGCACTCCCGGCAGCGCCAGGGCCGCCGAGGTGTCGATGCCGGTGATGATGGCGCGAGCGAACGGGCTGCGCACGAAGCACGCGTGCAGCATCCCCGGCCGAGTGATGTCATCGACGAACGCGCCGTGACCAGTGAGAAGACGGCTGTCCTCGACCCGGGGGACACGTCGTCCTGCGTAGCGCGTGCTGACAGGGTCGACGGCGGTGTCGGTCACGGGGAATCACCCTCCTGGAGGCTCTGAGAGTGACGTTATCGCAATCGAGAGCGACATTTCCAGCATTGGTGTCTCATCCCGGGTGGTGGATGCGCCCGTCGGTCTCGGCCAGGGGGCGGCCGAGCCCACCCCACCGGCGCGCGATGATCTCCGCGGCGATCGACACCGCGGTCTCCTCCGGTGTGCGGGCGCCCAGGTCCAGCCCGATCGGGCTCGACAGCCGGCTCATTTCGGCGTCGGTCAGGCCGGCGTCGCGCAGCCGGCGCATCCGGTCCGCGTGGGTGCGCCGCGAGCCCATCACCCCGACGTAGCCGACCTCGGGCAACCGCAGCGCCACCTCGAGCACCGGCACGTCGAACTTCGGATCGTGGGTGAGCACGCAGATCGCGGTGCGGGCGTCGATCGCCTTGCGCTCGGCCTCGCCGGCCAGGTAGCGGTGCGGCCAGTCGACCACCACGTCCTCGGCCGCGGGGAAACGCGGCGCCGTCGCGAACACCGGGCGGGCGTCGCACACGGTGACCCGGTACCCCAGCAGCGCGGCCTGGGCGGCCAGCGCGGCCGCGAAGTCGATTGCGCCGAACACCAGCATCCGCGGACGGGGGGCGTGGCTGGCGACGAAGACCTCCATCCCGGCGTCCTGGCGCTGGCCGTCGGGACCGTACGTCAGCACGGTCGACCGTCCCGCCGCGAGCAGTCCCCGGGCGTCGTCGGCGATCGCGTCGTCGGCACGCGCGGAGCCGACCGACCCGTGGACCGCGTCCGCGCCGACGATCAGCCGCCGACCCACCCACGCGGGGTCGGGGTGGTCGATGACCGTGGCGACCGCGACCGCGCGGTGCGCGGCGATGTCGTCGGCGACGTCCTGGAGTTGCGGAAACGTCTGCTGCGACACGGGTTCGGTGAAGATGTCGATCGTGCCGCCGCATGTCAGGCCGACGGAGAACGCGTCGTCGTCGCTGACCCCGTAGCGCTGCAGGTCGGGTCGGCCGCTCGCGACGACGTCCCGGGCGACCTCGTACACCGCGGACTCGACGCAGCCACCGGACACCGAGCCGGCCACGCTCCCGTCGGGGGCGACCACCATCGCCGCCCCGGGAGGTCGGGGCGCCGAGCGCATCGTGCGCACCACCGTGGACAGCCCCGCGGTGTCGCCGGTTCGCCAGACCGCCAGCAGGTCGTCGAGGACGTCACGCACGAAGCGCAGTGTATGCCCGTACGCGACGTGCTTCGATGGACGCATGCGCACCGTCGTCGCCGCGGCCCTGGCGCTGTTCGCCGCGCTGGCGGTGGGTTGCGCCCGCGACGACACGCCGAGCTCGATGATCGACGACGCGGGCTACCACGTCCGCGGCGGCGCCGTTTACTACCTGAACCCGTTCCCCGGCAAGGCTTTTCGCATCGACAGTGCCGACCCGGGAACGTTCGAGGCCTTCGACCGGACCTACGCGCGCGACGGCGAGCGCGTCTACATCGACGGGCACCCGCTGCAGGGCGCCCAGGCCGGCTCGTTCGAACTGCTGGGCCGGCCGGGCCTGGCCCGCGACGACGGACGGGTCTATCAGCGCGACCGGATCATCAGCACCGACCCCGACGGCTTCGAGTTGCTCGACGCCGGACTCGCGCGCGACCGCGCCCACGTGTACTGGTCGGACGGATCGGTGCTGTCCGACGATCCGCGCCACTTCACGATCGTCTCCGATCGAGACGACTACCTGTACGCCAAGGACAGCCGCGCCGTATACGTCAACGGCACCCTGATCGAGGGCGCCTCGCCGCAGGGCTTCCGGGTGCTCGACGGCGCGTACTCGACGGACGGTGTCGCCGCCTTCTCCTTCGACCGGCTCATCCCCGACGCCGACGTCCCCACCCTGCGCACCCTGGGCGGACCGTATGCGGTTGACGCGCAACGGGTCTACTGGATGGGCCGGGCCATCGAGGGAGCCGACCCGGGGAGCTTCGCGGTACTCAACGTCAACTTCGAGTGCTCGGCCGATCGCCACCGCGCCTACTACCGGCAGGCCGTGATCGTCGACGCCGACCCCGCCGCGTTCCCGCCGGG contains:
- a CDS encoding SDR family oxidoreductase — protein: MQISLSGRTVLVTGGGSGIGKAVAAAVVEAGGNAMLMGRNADKLATAAEEIGGSVRYERGDVTNEEEVARTVAAAAAWTGRLDGVVHCAGGSDTIGPITQLDSAAWRRLIDLNINGTFYVLKHASREMVRGGGGSFVGISSIAASNTHRWFGAYGVSKAGLDHMMQLAADELGPSLVRVNSIRPGLIRTDLVAAIFMSPEVSGDYAAATPLPRPGEAEDVANAALFLLSDAASYITGQLINVDGGMMLRRGPDFSAMLEPVFGADGLRGVVPE
- a CDS encoding (2Fe-2S)-binding protein encodes the protein MHECSVEVGVNGRRYRGSVEPRVTLADYLRERCGLTGTHLGCEHGACGACTVLLDGQAVRSCLIFAVQVDGQEVTTVEGVADDDGTLSPVQAALRECHGLQCGFCTPGFVTSITALLRENPNPTDDEIREGLSGNFCRCTGYQGIVNAVKRAAQTMS
- a CDS encoding FAD binding domain-containing protein, producing the protein MKAAPFAYHRPDTVAGAVSLLRDLGDDAKVLAGGQSLVPMLAMRLTHFDNLIDISRVPELCDIERRGDTVRIAAGTPHALVGMDDEVAEAVPLLTLATPYIGHFQIRTRGTLGGAIAHADPAAEYAAVALTLDAEIEAISTRGTRRIPAADFFTGLWETELAAGEILTAVTFPVWSGRTGFSVQEFARRHGDFAIAGATVAVALDDTDTVTRCGIGLLGLGSTPRRGTPAEQAVLGRPVGDVTPEEVGRLAVSTLDDIPADLQGGADYRRKVGATMVARAWLEATTEARHA
- a CDS encoding SRPBCC family protein — protein: MELTNDFRVAVPAAQVWEVFTDVRRVAPCLPGATLLSVDGDTFDGAVKVKVGPITVSYQGVASYQEKDAAAGRIVLRAEGRETRGNGTAAATVTAQVKDEGTSTFVGISTDLAISGKAAQFGRGVLADVSGNLIAQFARALEAELGGTDTATSTSTPPADESVDLLRVVAAPMAKRYGPLLVAAALSGAAGFLLGRRRRRGPAAVLADDLQAALARLLS
- a CDS encoding xanthine dehydrogenase family protein molybdopterin-binding subunit, yielding MTDTAVDPVSTRYAGRRVPRVEDSRLLTGHGAFVDDITRPGMLHACFVRSPFARAIITGIDTSAALALPGVHAVFTAADLNPDVVEAWHAVAGKDVPDTPRPPLAETEVKFVGDPVALVIADNRYLAEDAVDLVVVDYEPLPAVADFRQAVGGSAAGAPVVHEAYPDNVAGGMGGMPPDEEVFASAAHVVEEHIYQQMYVPVPMETRGMVAEWTATTGELTVWASTQTPHELRAFAARLLGIPAQGVRVIMRDTGGAFGQKVVPMREDMCILLAARKVPAALKWIEDRRENLMSAGQSRHVDGTVRMAFDDEGRILAADIDFLQDVGAYPTPYPVLTTAAIGMFFPGPYRVPKASFNYKTVFSNTPGLHAYRGPWQYETLTREILLDCAARTIGMDPVELRRINILRGDEMPYINPNGMPYDHCAPADTFEQAVKILDHEGFRKEQAEALAEGRYLGLGFSAYIEPTGAATGHLATEGATMRMEPTGRVNVYVNGGSSGNSIETTVVQLTADALGATIDDVSTIQGDTAVTPYGAGTQGSRSGPMTAGAVHEAGAMLRGRILAIAAQMLGAAETDIELADSRATLRTDPTRSVTFAEIAYRAYYDPAQLGGVPATLEATARFTSQAMIHWANATHVCTCEVDVGTGHVTLTRYIVSEDVGPMINPNVVEGQVAGGTAQGIGGALLEQLAYDDAGNPVASTFVDYLLPTATEVPPIEFGHVEIPGPGVGGYKGAGEGGAIGSTAAVVNAINDALAPLGVTITALPATPATIVDLIERAGRGKDHQQWS
- a CDS encoding XdhC family protein yields the protein MRDVLDDLLAVWRTGDTAGLSTVVRTMRSAPRPPGAAMVVAPDGSVAGSVSGGCVESAVYEVARDVVASGRPDLQRYGVSDDDAFSVGLTCGGTIDIFTEPVSQQTFPQLQDVADDIAAHRAVAVATVIDHPDPAWVGRRLIVGADAVHGSVGSARADDAIADDARGLLAAGRSTVLTYGPDGQRQDAGMEVFVASHAPRPRMLVFGAIDFAAALAAQAALLGYRVTVCDARPVFATAPRFPAAEDVVVDWPHRYLAGEAERKAIDARTAICVLTHDPKFDVPVLEVALRLPEVGYVGVMGSRRTHADRMRRLRDAGLTDAEMSRLSSPIGLDLGARTPEETAVSIAAEIIARRWGGLGRPLAETDGRIHHPG
- a CDS encoding DKNYY domain-containing protein, producing MRTVVAAALALFAALAVGCARDDTPSSMIDDAGYHVRGGAVYYLNPFPGKAFRIDSADPGTFEAFDRTYARDGERVYIDGHPLQGAQAGSFELLGRPGLARDDGRVYQRDRIISTDPDGFELLDAGLARDRAHVYWSDGSVLSDDPRHFTIVSDRDDYLYAKDSRAVYVNGTLIEGASPQGFRVLDGAYSTDGVAAFSFDRLIPDADVPTLRTLGGPYAVDAQRVYWMGRAIEGADPGSFAVLNVNFECSADRHRAYYRQAVIVDADPAAFPPGRPVTGCSETSISFGG